A window from Aeromonas rivipollensis encodes these proteins:
- a CDS encoding enoyl-CoA hydratase-related protein codes for MSDPLCNDPLAGCRLERHGPLVELVLARPARHNALDADLMQELLDCLDDLAHRHGQPLAERPHVLLLRAEGRHFCAGADLNWMRNQLNGDFDPSSFEKNREDARVLARLMQALDELPFPTVALVQGAAYGGALGLLCACDIVLASDDARFCLSEVSLGLVPAVISPYVVRAMGMRQARRYMLSAEPFDAITACRLNVAHRLCAPEQLLSEGRALGMRLCRNGPQAMKETKRLLAAIEQQPGHKHEEITVETIARVRVGLEAQEGMQAFFDKRPPNWRPRFKDET; via the coding sequence ATGTCCGATCCACTGTGCAATGACCCCCTGGCTGGCTGCCGGCTGGAACGCCACGGCCCTCTGGTCGAGCTGGTGCTGGCGCGCCCCGCTCGCCACAACGCCCTCGATGCCGATCTGATGCAGGAGCTGCTCGATTGCCTGGATGATCTGGCCCATCGCCACGGCCAGCCGCTGGCCGAACGCCCCCATGTTCTGCTGCTGCGGGCAGAGGGCAGGCACTTTTGCGCCGGTGCCGATCTCAACTGGATGCGCAACCAGCTCAATGGCGACTTCGATCCCAGCTCGTTTGAAAAGAACCGGGAGGATGCCCGGGTGCTGGCCAGGTTGATGCAAGCCCTGGACGAGCTGCCCTTCCCCACAGTGGCCCTGGTGCAGGGGGCGGCCTATGGCGGAGCACTCGGCCTGCTCTGTGCCTGTGACATAGTGCTGGCCAGCGACGACGCTCGCTTCTGCCTCTCAGAGGTGAGCCTGGGGCTGGTGCCTGCGGTGATCAGCCCCTATGTGGTGCGTGCCATGGGGATGCGCCAGGCCCGCCGCTACATGCTGAGCGCCGAGCCCTTCGATGCCATCACCGCCTGCCGCCTCAACGTGGCGCACCGGCTCTGTGCGCCGGAGCAACTGCTCTCCGAGGGACGGGCTTTAGGCATGCGTCTGTGCCGCAACGGCCCCCAGGCGATGAAGGAGACCAAGCGGCTGCTGGCCGCCATCGAACAGCAGCCCGGTCATAAACACGAAGAGATAACCGTCGAGACCATAGCCCGGGTGCGGGTCGGACTCGAAGCCCAGGAGGGGATGCAGGCCTTCTTCGACAAGCGCCCCCCCAACTGGCGCCCCCGTTTCAAGGATGAGACATGA
- a CDS encoding isovaleryl-CoA dehydrogenase, translating into MHALMDETLRALTEQVEAFCQRVIAPRAAEIDQSNAFPRDLWPLMGELGLHGITVAEEYEGVDLGYLAHVLVMEQVSRASASVGLSYGAHSNLCINQIHRHGTPDQKARYLPDLVSGRHVGALAMSEPGAGSDVVSMRLTAVREGDHYVLNGNKMWITNGPDADTFVIYAKTDANAGAKGISAFIVEAGTPGFTTAQKLDKLGMRGSSTCELVFDHCRVPAENLLGALHGGARVLMSGLDYERVVLAAGPLGIMQACMDVALPYVRERKQFGQAIGDFQLVQGKLADMYTRLASSRALVYSVATACDKGRTSRKDCAATILFAAENATQMALDAIQLLGGNGYINEYPTGRLLRDAKLYEIGAGTSEIRRWLIGRELMGENA; encoded by the coding sequence ATGCATGCCCTGATGGATGAAACCCTCCGCGCCCTGACCGAGCAGGTCGAGGCCTTCTGCCAACGAGTAATAGCCCCGCGCGCCGCCGAGATTGACCAGAGCAACGCCTTCCCCCGCGACCTCTGGCCCTTGATGGGTGAGCTTGGGTTGCACGGCATTACGGTGGCGGAAGAGTATGAGGGGGTGGATCTGGGTTATCTGGCCCATGTGCTGGTGATGGAGCAGGTGAGCCGCGCCAGCGCCTCGGTCGGCCTCTCCTACGGCGCCCACTCCAACCTCTGCATCAACCAGATCCACCGCCACGGCACCCCTGATCAGAAGGCGCGCTATCTGCCTGATCTTGTCAGCGGCAGGCATGTGGGGGCACTGGCCATGAGCGAGCCGGGGGCCGGGTCCGACGTGGTCAGCATGCGGCTCACCGCGGTGCGCGAAGGCGATCACTATGTGCTGAACGGCAACAAGATGTGGATTACCAACGGCCCGGATGCGGACACCTTCGTCATCTATGCCAAGACGGATGCCAATGCCGGGGCCAAGGGGATCTCCGCCTTTATCGTCGAGGCGGGCACCCCGGGATTCACTACGGCCCAGAAGCTCGACAAGCTCGGGATGCGCGGCTCCAGCACCTGCGAGCTGGTGTTCGACCACTGCCGCGTGCCGGCAGAGAACCTGCTCGGCGCCCTGCACGGCGGGGCCCGGGTACTGATGAGCGGCCTCGACTACGAGCGAGTGGTGCTGGCCGCCGGTCCCCTTGGCATCATGCAGGCCTGCATGGACGTGGCGCTCCCCTATGTGCGCGAACGCAAGCAGTTCGGCCAGGCCATCGGCGACTTCCAGCTGGTGCAGGGCAAGCTCGCCGACATGTATACACGCCTCGCCAGCAGTCGCGCCCTGGTCTATTCGGTGGCCACGGCCTGCGACAAGGGCCGCACCAGCCGCAAGGATTGCGCCGCCACCATCCTGTTTGCCGCCGAAAACGCCACCCAGATGGCGCTCGATGCCATCCAGTTGCTCGGCGGCAATGGCTATATCAACGAATACCCCACCGGCCGCCTGCTGCGGGACGCCAAGCTCTACGAGATAGGGGCCGGCACCTCGGAGATCCGCCGCTGGCTCATTGGCCGCGAGCTGATGGGAGAGAATGCATGA
- a CDS encoding enoyl-CoA hydratase has protein sequence MTRIRLEYHGHVAYITLDHPPANTWTLASLQAFLQMMVELDSRPDVVALVIRGAGDKFFCAGADLKMFADGNVEHAREVAEAFGRAFEALARFHGVSIAAINGFAMGGGLEVALACDIRIAEQQALLGLPEASVGLLPCAGGTQRLTELVGPGWAKRMILCGEKVSATLAYEMGLVEEVVTEGHAWTAAQQMAQRVERQSPSALRACKRLINQGRSGHRDEALPLERNLFLALFDDANQREGVAAFLEKRAPRWRYDKSTGESHD, from the coding sequence ATGACAAGGATCAGGCTCGAATATCACGGTCACGTGGCCTACATCACGCTCGACCACCCGCCTGCCAACACCTGGACTCTGGCCAGCCTGCAAGCCTTCTTGCAGATGATGGTGGAGCTCGACAGCCGCCCCGACGTGGTGGCCCTGGTGATCCGCGGGGCGGGTGACAAGTTCTTCTGCGCCGGCGCCGATCTCAAGATGTTTGCCGATGGCAATGTGGAGCACGCCCGCGAGGTGGCAGAGGCCTTCGGTCGCGCCTTCGAGGCGCTGGCCCGCTTCCACGGGGTGAGCATCGCCGCCATCAATGGCTTTGCCATGGGGGGTGGACTCGAGGTGGCGCTGGCCTGCGACATTCGCATCGCCGAGCAGCAGGCGCTGCTGGGGTTGCCTGAGGCCTCGGTGGGCTTGCTGCCCTGCGCCGGTGGCACCCAGCGTCTCACCGAACTGGTGGGGCCGGGCTGGGCCAAGCGGATGATCCTCTGCGGCGAGAAGGTGAGCGCCACTCTGGCCTACGAGATGGGGTTGGTGGAGGAGGTGGTGACCGAAGGGCACGCCTGGACGGCGGCGCAGCAGATGGCGCAGCGGGTGGAGCGCCAGAGCCCCAGCGCCCTGCGTGCCTGCAAGCGGCTCATCAATCAGGGGCGCAGCGGCCACAGGGATGAGGCCCTGCCCCTGGAGCGCAACCTGTTCCTCGCCCTGTTTGACGATGCCAACCAGCGCGAGGGGGTGGCGGCCTTCCTCGAGAAACGTGCCCCGCGCTGGCGCTATGACAAGAGCACGGGAGAGTCCCATGACTGA
- a CDS encoding carboxyl transferase domain-containing protein → MSQIHSRLDTTSADFAANREAMQALVADLNARLAEIVQGGGAANNARHQSRGKLLPRERINQLLDPGSPFLELSALAAWQVYEEPVPAAGIITGLGRIAGRLCLLVVNDATVKGGTYYPLTVKKHLRAQAIAERLRLPCLYLVDSGGAFLPMQDEVFPDREHFGRIFYNQARMSAQNIPQLAVVMGLCTAGGAYVPAMADESIMVREQATIFLAGPPLVKAATGEEISAEALGGALVHCAHSGVADHLAEDDTHALTIARTLVSNLGENSMPASGSPSCHPSYDEPLYPIEELYGLVGTSLKRPYDARELIARLVDGSVFDEFKALFGTTLVTGFSRIQGMPVGILANNGVLHSDSAQKGAHFIQLCNKRAIPLLFLQNITGFMVGSQAEKEGIAKHGAKLVTAVACSRVPKITLIVGGSFGAGNYGMCGRAYEPDFLFSWPNSRISVMGGEQAAGVLVQVRRDKLAADGKTLGEQEADAIRAPVIAQYERQGHPYYASARLWDDGVIDPAQSRTVLALALAACQGAKPGPEQYGIFRM, encoded by the coding sequence ATGAGCCAGATCCACTCCCGCCTGGATACAACAAGCGCCGACTTTGCCGCCAATCGGGAGGCCATGCAGGCCCTGGTGGCCGATCTCAACGCCCGCCTCGCCGAGATAGTCCAGGGCGGCGGCGCGGCCAACAACGCCCGCCATCAGAGCCGTGGCAAGCTGCTGCCCCGCGAGCGCATCAATCAGTTGCTGGATCCGGGTTCCCCCTTCCTCGAGCTCTCGGCCCTGGCCGCCTGGCAGGTCTATGAGGAACCCGTGCCCGCCGCCGGCATCATCACAGGGCTCGGCCGGATCGCGGGCCGGCTCTGCCTGCTGGTGGTGAACGACGCCACCGTCAAGGGGGGTACCTACTACCCGCTCACGGTGAAAAAGCACCTGAGGGCCCAGGCCATCGCCGAGCGGCTGCGCCTCCCCTGCCTCTATCTGGTGGATTCCGGCGGCGCCTTCCTCCCCATGCAGGACGAGGTGTTCCCCGACAGGGAGCATTTTGGCCGCATCTTCTACAACCAGGCCCGCATGTCGGCCCAGAACATCCCCCAGCTGGCGGTGGTGATGGGGCTGTGCACCGCCGGGGGCGCTTATGTGCCCGCCATGGCGGATGAATCCATCATGGTCAGGGAACAGGCCACCATCTTCCTGGCGGGCCCGCCCCTGGTCAAAGCGGCCACCGGCGAGGAGATCAGCGCCGAAGCCCTGGGGGGGGCCCTGGTGCACTGCGCCCACTCCGGGGTGGCCGACCACCTGGCCGAGGACGATACCCATGCCCTGACCATAGCCCGCACCCTGGTGAGCAATCTGGGGGAAAACAGCATGCCAGCCTCGGGTTCGCCTTCATGCCACCCAAGCTACGATGAGCCCCTCTACCCCATAGAGGAGCTCTACGGCCTGGTGGGCACCAGCCTCAAGCGCCCCTATGACGCCCGGGAGCTCATCGCCCGCCTGGTGGATGGCTCGGTGTTCGACGAATTCAAGGCACTGTTCGGCACCACGCTCGTCACCGGCTTCTCCCGCATTCAGGGTATGCCGGTGGGGATACTCGCCAACAACGGCGTACTCCACAGCGACAGCGCCCAGAAAGGCGCCCACTTTATCCAGCTCTGTAACAAGCGTGCCATTCCCCTGCTGTTCCTGCAGAACATCACCGGCTTTATGGTGGGAAGTCAGGCGGAAAAAGAGGGGATCGCCAAGCACGGCGCCAAGCTGGTCACCGCTGTGGCCTGCAGCCGGGTGCCCAAAATAACCCTGATCGTCGGGGGCAGCTTTGGCGCCGGCAACTACGGCATGTGCGGCCGCGCCTATGAGCCCGATTTTCTGTTCAGCTGGCCCAACAGTCGCATCTCCGTCATGGGAGGCGAGCAAGCTGCCGGCGTGCTGGTGCAGGTACGCCGGGACAAGCTGGCGGCCGACGGCAAGACCCTGGGGGAGCAGGAGGCGGACGCCATCCGCGCCCCCGTCATCGCGCAGTATGAACGCCAGGGGCACCCCTACTACGCCAGTGCAAGGCTCTGGGATGACGGCGTCATCGATCCCGCCCAGAGCCGCACCGTGCTGGCCCTGGCGTTGGCCGCCTGCCAGGGTGCCAAGCCCGGGCCCGAACAATACGGCATCTTCAGGATGTAA
- a CDS encoding enoyl-CoA hydratase/isomerase family protein, translating to MTEPVRLATHPTADGHLIGILTLDSPASLNALSLPMIQRLQGALTAWEQDPAIVCVLLQGAGEKAFCAGGDIRSFYYRRQEESEQALFAYARDFFEQEYRLDHHIHSYSKPLICVADGICMGGGIGLFAGADFRVVTEKSLFAMPEVTIGLYPDVGASWFLSRMPGRLGLWLGLTGARFNGADALGLGLADHAMASRERAELPARLATLDWAAQGDPREQIDQLLGGLHAEAGEQLPAPVILPHQARIHALLAGRTLQGVLDRLEHAVFDPALGEGSLAQACDSCRTGSPISRAILWRQYWTARRQSLAEVFADELALSVNCVLKGDFVEGVRALLIDKDKSPRWQPPRPGTDWLDDFYRWPEGTNPLA from the coding sequence ATGACTGAACCAGTGCGCCTGGCAACCCATCCCACGGCGGACGGGCACCTCATCGGCATCCTGACCCTGGATAGCCCCGCCTCCCTCAACGCCCTGAGCCTGCCGATGATCCAGCGCCTGCAAGGGGCGCTCACGGCCTGGGAGCAGGATCCTGCCATCGTCTGCGTGCTGTTGCAGGGGGCCGGGGAGAAGGCATTCTGCGCAGGCGGCGACATCCGCTCCTTCTACTACCGACGGCAGGAGGAGAGCGAGCAGGCACTCTTTGCCTATGCCCGCGACTTTTTTGAGCAGGAATACCGGCTAGATCACCATATCCACAGCTACAGCAAACCCCTCATCTGCGTGGCGGATGGCATCTGTATGGGGGGCGGTATCGGCCTCTTTGCCGGCGCCGATTTTCGGGTGGTGACCGAGAAGAGCCTGTTTGCCATGCCGGAGGTGACCATAGGCCTCTACCCGGATGTGGGGGCCAGCTGGTTCTTGAGCCGCATGCCCGGGCGACTCGGGCTCTGGCTTGGTCTGACCGGTGCCCGTTTCAACGGGGCGGACGCCCTGGGGTTGGGGCTTGCGGATCACGCCATGGCGAGCCGTGAGCGGGCCGAGCTGCCGGCGCGGCTCGCCACCCTCGACTGGGCCGCCCAGGGAGATCCGCGCGAGCAGATAGATCAACTGCTGGGCGGGCTGCACGCCGAGGCTGGCGAGCAGCTGCCGGCCCCCGTGATCCTGCCTCATCAGGCCAGGATCCATGCCCTGCTGGCCGGGCGCACCCTGCAAGGGGTGCTGGACAGGCTGGAGCATGCCGTCTTCGATCCCGCCCTTGGCGAAGGGAGCCTGGCGCAGGCCTGCGACAGCTGCCGCACCGGCAGCCCCATCAGCCGCGCCATCCTCTGGCGCCAGTACTGGACGGCGCGCCGCCAGTCGCTGGCCGAGGTGTTTGCTGACGAGCTGGCGCTCTCGGTCAACTGCGTGCTCAAGGGAGATTTCGTGGAAGGGGTGCGGGCCCTGCTCATCGACAAGGACAAGTCCCCCCGCTGGCAGCCGCCCCGGCCCGGCACTGACTGGCTCGACGATTTCTATCGCTGGCCCGAGGGGACAAATCCCCTGGCCTAG
- a CDS encoding CoA-acylating methylmalonate-semialdehyde dehydrogenase: MSQHHTQYGDLPLYIGGEAYPSASEAWIEVTNPADQSLLARVPRATSAEVELAVRRAHDAYLLWREVPAPERARVMFNYQHLLKAHHDELATLLAQETGKNLADARGDVWRGIEVVEQACGVASQTLGETMGNVARRVDGHSWVQPLGVCVGITPFNFPAMIPLWMFPLAVACGNGFVLKPSEQDPLTPMRLAELFTEAGAPAGILSVVHGGAEQVDALLAHPDVKAVSFVGSARVGAHVYRTATDHLKRAQCFVGAKNHMVIMPDANKAQVLSNLVGAGVGAAGQRCMAISVAVFVGGARDWIPDLAAEFARVKPGVWHDPQAAYGPLISPEAKVRVEGLIEAGMAEGAQCLLDGRFCDVPGYPVGNWVGPTLFRGVTPQMRIYKEEIFGPVLACLEVESLDEALALINDNPYGNGTSIFTGCGAAARKFRHEVAVGQVGINVPIPVPLPFFSFTGWRGSFYGDLHAYGKQAVRFYTETKTVTERWFDEDIPTGPNMTIHLR, encoded by the coding sequence ATGAGCCAACACCACACCCAGTACGGGGATCTGCCGCTCTATATTGGGGGCGAGGCGTACCCTTCCGCGAGCGAAGCCTGGATCGAGGTGACCAACCCGGCGGATCAGAGTCTGCTGGCGCGGGTGCCGAGAGCCACCTCGGCCGAGGTGGAACTCGCGGTGCGCCGCGCTCACGACGCCTACCTGCTGTGGCGGGAGGTGCCAGCCCCCGAGCGGGCCCGGGTCATGTTCAATTATCAACATCTGCTCAAAGCCCATCACGACGAGCTGGCGACCCTGCTGGCCCAGGAGACGGGCAAGAATCTGGCGGACGCCAGGGGAGATGTGTGGCGCGGCATCGAGGTGGTGGAGCAGGCCTGCGGCGTCGCCAGCCAGACTCTGGGGGAGACCATGGGCAACGTGGCGCGCCGGGTGGATGGCCACTCCTGGGTGCAGCCGCTGGGGGTCTGCGTCGGCATCACGCCGTTTAACTTCCCGGCCATGATACCGCTCTGGATGTTCCCCCTGGCGGTGGCCTGCGGCAACGGCTTCGTGCTGAAACCTTCCGAGCAGGATCCCCTGACCCCCATGCGGCTGGCCGAGCTGTTCACCGAGGCGGGGGCGCCAGCGGGCATCCTCAGCGTGGTGCACGGCGGCGCCGAGCAGGTGGATGCGCTGCTTGCCCATCCGGACGTCAAGGCGGTGAGCTTCGTGGGCTCCGCCCGGGTCGGGGCTCACGTCTATCGCACCGCCACTGACCACCTCAAGCGCGCCCAGTGCTTCGTCGGCGCCAAGAACCACATGGTGATCATGCCGGACGCCAACAAGGCGCAGGTGCTGAGCAACCTGGTGGGGGCCGGGGTGGGGGCGGCCGGTCAGCGCTGCATGGCCATCAGTGTGGCGGTCTTCGTGGGCGGCGCCCGCGACTGGATCCCGGATCTCGCCGCCGAGTTTGCCAGGGTCAAGCCGGGTGTCTGGCACGATCCGCAAGCCGCCTATGGCCCCCTTATCAGCCCTGAAGCCAAGGTACGAGTCGAGGGGCTGATTGAAGCAGGCATGGCCGAGGGGGCCCAGTGCCTGCTGGACGGACGTTTCTGCGACGTGCCCGGCTACCCGGTGGGCAACTGGGTGGGGCCGACCCTGTTTCGCGGCGTGACCCCACAGATGCGCATCTATAAGGAGGAGATCTTCGGCCCCGTGCTCGCCTGCCTGGAGGTGGAGAGCCTGGACGAGGCGCTCGCCCTCATCAACGACAACCCCTATGGCAATGGCACCTCCATCTTCACCGGCTGCGGCGCCGCGGCCCGCAAGTTCCGCCACGAGGTGGCGGTGGGTCAGGTGGGGATCAACGTGCCCATTCCGGTGCCGCTGCCGTTCTTCTCCTTCACCGGCTGGCGGGGCTCCTTCTACGGGGATCTGCACGCCTATGGCAAGCAGGCGGTGCGTTTCTACACCGAGACCAAGACGGTGACAGAACGCTGGTTCGACGAGGACATACCGACCGGACCCAACATGACCATCCACCTGCGGTGA
- a CDS encoding acyl-CoA dehydrogenase family protein → MDFTLTESQRACVDSAGAFADLALKPHAARWDREHEFPVPTIKQAAAMGLCGLYTPEQYDGLGLSRLDASLIFERLAMGCTSTTAYLTIHNMVSWMLGSWLPAEVAAEWVPRLASGELLGSYCLTEAGAGSDAAALKTRAVRDGETYLIDGSKVFISGAGSTEVLVVMARTGGEGAKGISAFMVPADTPGVSYGKAEEKMGWNSQPTREVNFSAVRIPARYRLGEEGEGFRFAMQALDGGRINIASCSLGTAQQALDDALAHVQQRQQFGHPISEFQSVQFRLADMATELAAARLLVRQAAAKLDSGSPDKSAWCAMAKRFATDVGYRVCDEALQLFGGYGYIREYPLERYLRDTRVHRILEGTNEVMRLIIARRLLGDPGLSLE, encoded by the coding sequence ATGGATTTTACCCTGACCGAATCCCAACGGGCCTGTGTCGACTCGGCCGGTGCCTTCGCCGATCTGGCGCTCAAGCCCCACGCCGCGCGCTGGGACAGGGAGCATGAGTTCCCCGTCCCCACCATCAAGCAGGCGGCGGCGATGGGGTTATGCGGCCTCTACACCCCGGAGCAATATGACGGCCTGGGCTTGAGCCGACTCGACGCCAGCCTCATCTTCGAGCGCCTGGCCATGGGCTGCACCTCCACCACGGCCTACCTGACCATCCACAACATGGTGAGCTGGATGCTGGGCAGCTGGCTGCCGGCCGAGGTGGCGGCAGAGTGGGTGCCAAGGCTCGCCAGCGGCGAGCTGCTGGGCTCTTACTGCCTCACCGAGGCGGGGGCGGGATCGGACGCCGCCGCCCTCAAGACCCGTGCGGTACGGGATGGCGAGACCTATCTTATCGACGGCAGCAAGGTCTTCATCTCGGGGGCGGGCAGCACAGAGGTGCTGGTGGTGATGGCCCGCACCGGGGGCGAGGGGGCCAAGGGGATATCTGCCTTTATGGTGCCCGCCGATACGCCGGGGGTGAGCTACGGCAAGGCGGAGGAGAAGATGGGCTGGAACAGCCAGCCGACCCGGGAGGTGAATTTCAGCGCAGTGCGCATTCCCGCCCGCTACCGGTTGGGGGAGGAGGGAGAAGGGTTCAGGTTTGCCATGCAGGCGCTCGATGGGGGACGCATCAATATCGCCAGCTGCTCGCTGGGTACAGCCCAACAGGCGCTGGACGACGCCCTGGCCCATGTGCAGCAGCGCCAGCAATTTGGACACCCGATCAGCGAATTCCAGAGCGTCCAGTTCCGCCTCGCCGACATGGCCACCGAGCTGGCCGCCGCCCGTCTGCTGGTGCGCCAGGCCGCCGCCAAGCTCGACAGCGGCAGCCCGGACAAGAGCGCCTGGTGCGCCATGGCCAAGCGTTTTGCCACAGACGTGGGTTATCGCGTCTGCGATGAGGCCCTGCAACTCTTTGGTGGCTATGGTTATATCCGCGAGTACCCGCTGGAGCGCTACCTGCGCGACACCAGGGTGCACCGCATTCTGGAAGGCACGAACGAAGTGATGCGGCTCATCATCGCCCGCCGCCTGCTGGGGGATCCCGGTTTGTCGCTGGAGTAG